Proteins encoded in a region of the Mucispirillum schaedleri ASF457 genome:
- a CDS encoding Ig-like domain-containing protein gives MKKYKIYSKLLLIFVVIAGIFGCTTSEDKSGGGVQVIYHTAETKPQISVYSKYIPVNIGKKQNISINASVIPEAEASSALIYSSSNNAVAAVSNDGTVTVNKAGIAVINIALEKDKSVNNQVIINAFNKTADVENSPAVMAVAVDETYLKIKKGKGLAIFPSVRPGNAVNKELAYLSTNANVAEVKDGFIKAKNYGSAGIIIYSKSNPEKYAFINVDVVNEESSNSGSGSFTAPDGTAPIDLNKDPMSLIAKYQILDYSINGDKAKTADSASSLRVNVNLDGLGAGIVKILMYINLNGREARLIQKKNISNYGSIPDIFTSLGAKITGDYTMEFTLDPVNYTELARQGIVNKGDTLVLNIGKIQAFAPAGGLGSDIIFDEKSVPVEGENTDDSNTETPETPEDNNKPDEIQVKSIKFDLEEFSPVAVNETIQINAEIYPDNAANKTLVWKSSNESVATVNKNGLVTIHKNGSSVITAQSSNGIKAEMQIVPAAAVYSFNLNSDKIELTMNIDAEANISYQVYPEILNNSNHNAEYFADDTNIVSVDNTGKITALSAGETFIRVTINDIVRECHIIVKPEPENVITVEQIVLPSGSEGRYELSLGSFTLETNIIPENASNKRLKYQSSNPQVAEINAAGIVTLKNTGETNITITSSSNPDINAVYKVIVETLPKNVVFERFDYGVAVGETSKIIPVYEGSPSNTNTVFKILDNHSIAEVNEKTGAVTGLSSGTALLEAVTENGKKATTIITVYTPVVKGNVHSLQGTYQIIDFSQYNGTLNVGTNDYGGVERMIGEMTIEVNGNNVKIKSKIQMDSSAMNNFGGILGQGKEEARKGQFQYTEYTEAAYNASGFGTAGKTSAKVTHDNDMLKLYQEWKEMNIATVQVNTWIKKKSDTIKDLKKDYFHWSKNGANYDAPANAVAHHPAVKAPEKEPYYTYGLITK, from the coding sequence ATGAAAAAATATAAAATATATAGTAAATTATTGCTTATCTTTGTTGTTATTGCAGGTATTTTTGGCTGCACAACATCAGAAGATAAGAGCGGTGGTGGTGTTCAGGTAATATACCACACTGCTGAGACAAAACCACAGATATCTGTTTATTCTAAATATATACCTGTAAATATTGGTAAAAAACAAAATATCAGTATAAATGCTTCTGTTATTCCAGAAGCAGAAGCATCATCTGCACTTATTTATTCAAGCAGTAATAATGCTGTTGCTGCTGTTTCTAATGACGGCACAGTTACTGTTAATAAAGCTGGTATAGCTGTGATAAATATTGCCCTTGAAAAAGATAAATCTGTTAATAATCAGGTGATTATTAATGCATTCAATAAAACAGCTGATGTGGAAAATAGTCCAGCAGTTATGGCAGTTGCAGTTGATGAAACATATCTTAAAATCAAAAAAGGAAAAGGGCTTGCCATATTTCCAAGTGTTCGTCCGGGTAATGCAGTAAATAAAGAGCTGGCATATCTTTCTACTAATGCTAATGTGGCAGAAGTTAAAGACGGCTTTATAAAGGCAAAAAATTACGGCAGTGCGGGAATAATAATTTATTCTAAATCAAACCCTGAAAAATATGCTTTTATAAATGTGGATGTAGTAAATGAAGAAAGCAGTAACAGCGGCTCAGGCAGCTTTACAGCACCAGATGGCACTGCTCCAATTGATTTAAATAAAGACCCTATGTCATTGATTGCGAAATATCAAATCCTTGATTATTCAATAAATGGCGATAAAGCAAAAACAGCAGATTCAGCAAGCAGCCTGCGTGTAAATGTTAATTTAGATGGTCTTGGTGCAGGTATTGTAAAAATATTAATGTATATTAATTTAAATGGTAGGGAAGCCCGCCTTATTCAAAAGAAAAATATAAGTAATTATGGCAGTATTCCTGATATTTTTACATCTCTTGGTGCAAAAATAACAGGCGACTATACTATGGAGTTTACTCTTGACCCTGTTAATTATACAGAGCTTGCAAGACAGGGTATAGTAAATAAAGGCGATACTCTTGTATTAAATATTGGTAAAATTCAGGCATTTGCACCTGCCGGTGGTTTGGGAAGCGATATTATTTTTGATGAAAAATCTGTGCCTGTTGAAGGTGAAAATACAGATGACAGCAATACAGAAACACCTGAAACACCAGAAGATAATAATAAACCAGATGAAATACAGGTAAAAAGCATTAAATTTGATTTAGAAGAGTTCAGCCCTGTTGCAGTTAATGAAACAATACAGATTAATGCAGAAATCTATCCTGATAATGCAGCTAATAAAACTCTTGTATGGAAAAGCTCTAATGAAAGTGTTGCAACAGTAAATAAAAATGGGCTTGTTACAATACATAAAAATGGCTCATCTGTAATAACTGCACAATCTTCAAATGGGATAAAAGCAGAAATGCAAATTGTGCCTGCAGCAGCAGTTTATAGTTTTAATCTTAACAGTGATAAGATAGAATTAACAATGAATATAGATGCAGAAGCAAATATATCATATCAAGTTTATCCTGAAATATTAAATAATTCAAATCATAATGCAGAATATTTTGCTGATGATACTAATATAGTATCAGTTGATAATACAGGTAAAATAACTGCTTTATCAGCGGGTGAAACATTTATCCGTGTAACCATTAATGATATTGTAAGAGAATGCCATATTATAGTGAAGCCTGAGCCTGAAAATGTTATCACAGTAGAACAAATTGTATTACCATCTGGCAGTGAAGGCAGATATGAATTATCATTAGGCTCATTTACTTTGGAAACTAACATTATTCCTGAAAATGCTTCTAATAAAAGGCTGAAATATCAGTCATCAAATCCACAAGTTGCAGAGATAAATGCAGCTGGCATCGTAACATTAAAAAATACAGGTGAAACAAATATTACAATTACATCTTCTAGTAATCCTGATATTAATGCAGTATATAAAGTTATTGTAGAAACACTGCCAAAAAATGTAGTATTTGAAAGATTTGATTACGGGGTTGCAGTTGGTGAGACTTCTAAAATTATTCCAGTATATGAAGGCAGTCCGTCTAACACTAATACAGTATTTAAAATATTAGATAATCACAGCATTGCAGAAGTAAATGAAAAAACAGGTGCAGTAACTGGGTTATCTTCTGGCACAGCTTTATTAGAAGCGGTTACAGAAAATGGTAAAAAAGCAACAACGATTATTACAGTCTATACACCTGTTGTAAAAGGTAATGTGCATTCATTGCAGGGAACATACCAGATAATAGATTTTAGCCAGTATAACGGCACTCTTAATGTTGGAACAAATGATTATGGTGGTGTGGAACGCATGATAGGGGAGATGACTATTGAAGTTAATGGCAATAATGTAAAAATAAAAAGTAAAATCCAAATGGACAGCAGTGCAATGAATAATTTTGGTGGTATTTTAGGACAAGGTAAAGAAGAAGCAAGAAAAGGTCAGTTTCAATATACTGAATACACTGAAGCTGCATATAATGCTTCAGGGTTTGGGACAGCAGGCAAAACAAGTGCAAAAGTTACTCATGACAATGATATGTTAAAATTATATCAAGAATGGAAAGAAATGAATATTGCAACAGTGCAGGTAAATACTTGGATTAAGAAAAAATCTGATACTATTAAAGACTTGAAAAAAGATTATTTCCATTGGAGTAAAAATGGTGCAAATTATGATGCACCAGCAAATGCAGTGGCTCATCACCCAGCTGTAAAAGCTCCAGAAAAAGAGCCATATTATACTTATGGTTTAATTACAAAATAA